One Thunnus thynnus chromosome 18, fThuThy2.1, whole genome shotgun sequence genomic region harbors:
- the LOC137169897 gene encoding R-spondin-3-like: protein MAQEEGRETRERKGSSSVSRLCQTGCATCSTLNGCLSCKPRLFFHLEMDGMRQRGTCLSTCPRGHYGTRSPQINTCTKCKEDCASCFSETFCTRCHPGHFLFRGKCENSCPKGLTANTAMRECTDCPVGCELCERRNMCMRCRADLYFLDGECHLTCPSGFEPDVQLMQCIPQVHCEVGEWTEWGPCVRKRGTRAHRKGKETRTRQVLRSPTNIGDPCPHVSETRKCVIKKRLRRNKL from the exons aTGGCTCAGGAGGAGGGTCGAGAAACACGGGAGAGGAAGG GTAGCTCCTCAGTGAGCAGACTCTGCCAGACAGGTTGTGCGACCTGCTCGACCCTGAATGGCTGTCTGTCCTGTAAACCTCGCCTCTTCTTCCACCTGGAGATGGATGGGATGAGGCAGAGGGGTACCTGTCTGTCAACGTGCCCCCGGGGTCACTATGGCACCCGCTCGCCGCAAATCAACACCTGCACCA AGTGCAAGGAGGACTGCGCGTCCTGCTTCAGTGAAACTTTCTGCACACGCTGTCATCCGGGCCACTTCCTGTTCCGGggcaaatgtgaaaacagctgtccaAAGGGGCTGACGGCAAACACAGCAATGCGGGAATGCACAG ACTGCCCTGTAGGCTGTGAGCTGTGTGAGAGGAGGAACATGTGTATGAGGTGTAGAGCAGACCTGTACTTCCTCGATGGCGAGTGCCACCTCACCTGCCCGAGCGGATTTGAGCCAGATGTACAGCTTATGCAGTGCATCCCCCAAG TGCACTGTGAGGTAGGGGAATGGACAGAGTGGGGTCCATGTGTTCGGAAACGCGGCACGCGGGCCCACAGGAAGGGAAAGGAGACACGTACCCGACAAGTCCTGCGCTCCCCAACTAATATCGGTGACCCCTGCCCTCACGTGTCAGAGACCAGGAAGTGTGTCATCAAAAAGAGACTGAGACGAAATAAGCTGTAA
- the LOC137169337 gene encoding E3 ubiquitin-protein ligase rnf146-like, with product MFSMAGCGEVDCSVSDPAPSKLIEETEDNCCTAGSSSTSTPECAICLQSCVHPVRLPCCHVFCFLCVKGASWHSKRCALCRQEVPEDFLERPVLLSPEELKAAAAGVSRGGVAGSGSRGDYAWYYEGRNGWWQYDERTTRELEEAFAKGRKNIEMLIAGFLYVADLENMVQYRRNEHGRRRKIKRDIVDIPKKGVAGLRLDPEPAPIPALPVPVTPAATERVSSADGSDTAGQSQPTTFGILASLPPVRPPTLLGRHLTSPPSSSPSTLEESLSQLIISQPEGGEVEGDDELHNQTYEYTSGSSESEEERQELERERAGSMPWRRHRQRQLRETQPARMPPRGGPSSSALSLRSRSPDGQCTVTEV from the exons ATGTTCAG catGGCAGGCTGTGGAGAAGTGGACTGTTCAGTGAGCGACCCGGCTCCCTCCAAGCTGATAGAGGAAACAGAAGATAACTGTTGTACAGCTGGTTCCAGCTCCACTTCCACCCCAGAGTGTGCCATCTGCCTGCAGAGCTGCGTCCACCCTGTACGCCTCCCTTGCTGCCATGTcttctgtttcctgtgtgtgaaaGGCGCCTCCTGGCACAGCAAGCGCTGCGCTCTCTGTCGGCAGGAGGTCCCAGAGGACTTCCTGGAGAGGCCAGTTCTCCTCTCACCTGAAGAACtgaaagcagcagctgcaggggTGAGCCGAGGTGGAGTGGCGGGGAGTGGTTCCCGTGGGGACTATGCATGGTACTATGAGGGGCGCAACGGCTGGTGGCAGTATGATGAGAGGACCACGCGGGAGCTGGAGGAGGCCTTTGCTAAGGGCAGGAAAAACATAGAGATGCTGATTGCAGGATTTCTATATGTGGCCGATCTGGAGAACATGGTGCAATATCGACGAAATGAGCATGGCCGCAGGCGCAAGATAAAGAGGGATATTGTAGATATCCCTAAGAAGGGAGTGGCAGGACTGAGGTTAGACCCTGAACCTGCACCCATCCCTGCTTTACCAGTACCAGTCACCCCAGCAGCAACAGAACGTGTCAGTTCAGCTGACGGATCAGACACTGCAGGCCAATCGCAGCCTACGACCTTCGGGATTTTGGCGTCTCTCCCCCCTGTTAGACCTCCAACACTCCTGGGCCGCCATCTCACCAGTCCTCCATCGTCCTCACCCTCAACCCTGGAGGAGTCTCTCTCCCAGCTTATAATCAGCCAGCCggagggaggagaggtggaAGGAGACGACGAGCTTCATAACCAGACGTATGAGTACACATCTGGCAGCAgtgagagtgaggaggagaggcaagagttggaaagagagagagcaggatcGATGCCATGGCGAAGACATAGGCAAAGACAGCTAAGAGAGACCCAGCCGGCCAGAATGCCTCCGAGGGGCGGGCCGTCCAGCTCTGCACTCAGTCTCCGCTCACGTAGCCCCGATGGACAGTGCACTGTGACAGAAGTGTGA